One Scomber scombrus chromosome 1, fScoSco1.1, whole genome shotgun sequence DNA segment encodes these proteins:
- the LOC133979747 gene encoding adhesion G-protein coupled receptor G1-like → MAVLYKPQGPFKGLEFYASETEVMSEKAVANSTLSVQLPSELDVGPNNPIVFCVLTWPEKQGHIWGSPGVVHGSKLVGLSVGTKNISGLQERVNITMNLTMGVNETEEPSCVFFNFTEEKYSSNGCLTLWKRGQSHVTCSCDHLTYFGVLLVSASLSPTDQKVLTYISLIGCSISLFALVITFLLFISKRKIRGDVSMKVHINLAIALILLNLHFLPSGLVAATSSRGVCLYMALLLHYSLLATFSWMAVEGFHLYLLIVRVFNIYVRKYLLKLSLVGWGVPAVIVSLVVIIDIDAYGRVLLDSSEPNSTAVCYIGNDIVKMVTTVGMFGLVFIFNLIMFGVAVRRVVSPHHIKEFGQTDRDRAKRDIITLLGVSTLLGITWGLIFFSFGHLTTPSLYLFCIINSLQGFFIFLWFVMSLRKIGKPSTTTSIETRSSNG, encoded by the exons ATGGCCGTCCTGTACAAACCCCAAGGCCCCTTCAAAGGCCTCGAGTTTTATGCCAGTGAGACTGAG GTCATGTCAGAGAAAGCTGTCGCCAACAGCACACTGAGTGTTCAGCTGCCCAGTGAGTTGGACGTCGGACCAAACAACCCGATTGTGTTCTGTGTGCTTACCTGGCCTGAAAAACAGGGG cACATATGGGGATCCCCAGGTGTGGTGCATGGGAGCAAACTGGTTGGCCTGAGTGTGGGGACAAAGAACATTTCAGGACTACAGGAGCGTGTCAACATCACCATGAATCTTACCATGGGCGTAAAT GAGACCGAAGAACCCAGTTGTGTGTTCTTTAATTTTACAGAAGAGA AATACAGCAGTAACGGTTGCCTAACGTTGTGGAAACGAGGTCAGAGTCATGTCACCTGCTCCTGTGACCACCTCACGTACTTTGGCGTACTCTTG GTTTCAGCTTCCCTCTCACCTACAGACCAGAAGGTCCTCACATACATCagtctgattggctgcagcatTTCTCTCTTCGCCCTCGTCATCACTTTTCTGCTCTTCATCTCAAAAAG AAAAATCCGTGGAGATGTGTCTATGAAGGTCCACATCAACCTCGCCATTGCCCTGATCCTCCTTAACTTGCACTTCCTCCCTAGTGGATTAGTCGCAGCAACGTCCTCCCGCGGGGTTTGCCTCTACATGGCGCTTTTGCTTCACTACTCCCTGCTGGCCACCTTCAGCTGGATGGCTGTGGAGGGCTTCCACCTCTACCTTCTCATAGTCAGGGTCTTTAACATCTATGTACGGAAATATCTGCTCAAACTCAGCTTGGTGGGATGGG GTGTTCCTGCAGTCATCGTGTCCCTGGTGGTCATCATAGACATAGACGCTTATGGCCGTGTTCTTCTCGACTCATCTGAACCCAACAGCACTGCAGT ATGCTATATAGGCAATGACATTGTGAAGATGGTAACTACAGTAGGGATGTTCGGCTTGGTGTTTATCTTTAACCTGATCATGTTTGGGGTGGCAGTCAGACGTGTTGTCAGCCCCCACCATATCAAAGAG TTTGGGCAGACAGACCGTGACAGAGCCAAGCGAGACATCATCACCCTACTGGGAGTCTCCACTTTACTTGGCATCACCTGGGGCTTGATCTTCTTCTCATTCGGCCACCTGACTACTCCTAGCCTCTATCTCTTCTGCATCATTAATTCACTGCAAG